Proteins encoded in a region of the Amphiprion ocellaris isolate individual 3 ecotype Okinawa chromosome 21, ASM2253959v1, whole genome shotgun sequence genome:
- the phax gene encoding phosphorylated adapter RNA export protein, translating into MADGGDLMDGNLEDGEISGSDTEMGTAVAARPLVPAAFSDQSFQSRAQPPAYRSSGRTVESSDTDPDSSDEEAAVWRRKRQKVSNAPPCTVRPGPNPVAAPGALGGRKVNNIWGSVVQEQCQDAVTAELGIFGMEGVGMSSRNVETYNFVLARKIMEKERDMENRARNEGEVSMLDEELEEYMKGRGSEDRAGGNTKRKRPAKERLGPRAEMDIKGRYEISEDDPDDKVVDEIAHRLQEPKKELIGRVVHIVGKKKAIELLGETATLEENGGVYTMDGSRRRTPGGVYLNLLKNTPSISKSQIRQIFFEEQQNDQKSKKAAQKRRRHMVAKKMKQAIGTLNLQEHDDVSRETFASDTNEALESLEEAAEEEEGEEEGEVEAAVGTEETPVVYNSADLEVF; encoded by the coding sequence ATGGCGGATGGCGGAGATCTGATGGACGGCAATCTGGAAGATGGAGAGATCTCCGGCTCGGACACTGAGATGGGAACCGCCGTAGCAGCCCGGCCCCTGGTTCCAGCCGCGTTCAGCGACCAGTCCTTCCAGAGCAGAGCCCAGCCACCAGCCTACCGCAGCTCCGGCAGGACGGTGGAGTCCAGCGACACTGACCCGGATTCATCAGACGAGGAGGCGGCGGTTTGGCGCCGCAAGCGACAGAAAGTGTCCAACGCTCCTCCGTGTACCGTCCGGCCGGGCCCGAACCCAGTGGCCGCCCCTGGCGCGCTGGGAGGCCGCAAGGTGAACAACATTTGGGGCTCTGTGGTCCAGGAGCAGTGCCAGGACGCCGTGACTGCAGAGCTCGGTATATTCGGCATGGAGGGTGTTGGCATGTCCAGCAGAAATGTGGAGACCTATAACTTTGTCCTGGCCCGTAAGATcatggagaaggagagggaCATGGAGAACCGGGCAAGGAATGAAGGAGAGGTGAGCATGCTGgatgaggagctggaggagtaCATGAAGGGCCGGGGGTCAGAGGACAGGGCAGGGGGCAACACCAAGAGGAAGAGGCCAGCTAAAGAGAGGCTGGGCCCCAGAGCTGAGATGGATATCAAGGGCCGGTATGAGATCAGTGAGGATGACCCGGATGATAAGGTGGTAGATGAGATTGCACACAGGCTGCAGGAGCCCAAAAAGGAACTGATAGGACGTGTTGTTCACATAGTTGGGAAGAAGAAAGCCATAGAACTGCTTGGAGAGACGGCCACGCTGGAGGAAAACGGTGGTGTGTACACCATGGATGGCAGCAGGCGACGGACCCCAGGAGGGGTGTATCTGAACCTGCTGAAGAACACACCCAGCATCTCCAAGTCCCAGATCAGGCAGATATTCTTCGAAGAACAACAGAATGACCAAAAGAGCAAGAAGGCTGCCCAGAAGAGGAGGCGGCACATGGTGGCCAAAAAGATGAAGCAGGCCATCGGCACTCTGAACCTGCAGGAGCACGATGACGTCTCCAGGGAGACTTTTGCTAGTGATACCAACGAGGCCTTGGAGTCGCTGGAGGAGGctgcagaagaggaggagggcgaAGAGGAGGGTGAGGTGGAAGCTGCTGTGGGCACTGAGGAGACACCCGTGGTCTACAACTCAGCAGACCTGGAGGTCTTCTGA